From the genome of Candidatus Hydrogenedentota bacterium:
TTTCAGGCCGGCGAAAGGCCGCCGTACGAGAGCATTCGATTCGTGCGGTTCTCGCTCGAACAAACCGGCAATGCAATCGGGCCATAAAAGCAGTACACAAGGCCATCGGAAAGGAACCACGGCACGTCATGACAGGCAGGGAACTTGGCGAAAGACTCCGGGCAGGGATGCGCGTCTATGGCACGTCGATCGTCTCCTCGTCGCCTCATTGGCCCGCGGCGGTACAGCAATCGGGCCTCGACTTCGTGTTTCTGGACACGGAGCACATCACGCAGGATCGCGTGGCCCTTTCGTGGATGTGCCGCACGTATCGCGCCCTTGGAATCGTGCCTGTCGTGCGCATTCCACGGGCCGATCCCTATCTTGCGTGCCAGGTGCTGGACGGGGGCGCCTGCGGCATTGTCGCCGCCTACATCGAGACGCCGGAGGAGGTCCGGGCGCTTGTCGGCGCGACAAAATACCGGCCGTTGAAAGGCGCGCGGCTGGAGCGCGTGCTTGACGACCCCGGGTCGCTTGCCCCCGAGATGCGGGCGTACGTGCGGGACCGTTGCGCCGACAATGTCCTCATTGTAAACATCGAGAGCGTGCCTGCCATGGAGAACCTCGATGCGATTCTCGCCGTGCCGGGACTGGACGCGGTGCTGGTTGGCCCTCATGACATGACGTGCAATTTCGGGGTGCCGGAACAGTACCGCCACCCGAGATTTGAGGGGGCCATTCGCGAACTGATTGCGAAAGCACGGGCGGCAAACATCGGCGTCGGGGTGCATTTTTTCTGGGATACGCTCGACCAGGAGATTGGATGGGCGAAGGCAGGCGAGAACTTGATGCTGCATAGCAGCGACATCACGCTCTTCAGCAAAGCGTTGAGCGCCGACATCGGTTTGTTGAAGAATGCCCTCGGGGACGCCGCCCCGGAAGCCGCCGGCGAGGAGGTTATTGTCTGAGCGGACAATATTATGTTCTTGGCGCTTTGAGAGGAACCTGAGATGGCACGAGAAGTAAACCGGCGAGACTTCATGGCGGCGGCGGGCGCAAGTGTGGCGGCCGTATCGGCGGCGGGACGGGGAAATGCCCAGCAGCCGTCCGCTGCTCGAAAACGAAATGTGCTGATCTACGTTACCGACGACCAGGGCCGTGCCGATGCCGGTTGCTACGGCAATTCTGTTATCAAGACGCCGGGCTTGGACCGCCTGGCCTCGGGGGGCGCGCGGTTCACGCACGCGTTCTGCACGACGGCGAGTTGCAGCCCGAGCCGCTCCGTGATTCTCTCCGGACTGTACAACCACGCGAACGGCCAATACGGGCTCGAGCACTCCTATCACCATTTTTCGTCGTTTCCGGATGTGGAAGGCCTGCCTGTGCGCCTGAGCAAGGCAGGCTACCGGACTGCGCAGATGGGCAAGTTCCACGTCGCGCCGGAACCGGCGTACCATTTCGACGAGTATTTGAAAGCCAAGGGCAATGTGCCCGCGGATATGGCCGTTGCCTGCCGCGAATTCATCGCGCAAGAGGGCGACAAGCCTTTCTTCCTCTATTTTTGCACCACCCAGCCGCACAGGCCGTTCCACCGTCAAGGCGCAGACCCCGTAGCGCCCGAGAACGTCATTGTGCCGCCGTACCTGCCCGATTCGCCCGAGTGCCGCGAGGAGCTGGCGCAATACTACGGGTCGGTTCAGACCGCGGACGCCGGATTGCTCCGCCTCATCGAGCTCCTGGAGGAAACCGGGCATTGGGAAGACACGCTGATCATCTATGTTTCGGACAACGGCATTGCGTTTCCTGGCGCAAAGACGACGTTGTATGAACCGGGTATGAACCTGCCCTGCGTCGTGCGGGAGCCTTTTGCCGGCAAGCCGGGCATCGTGACCGATGCCATGGTGAACTGGGCGGACATCGTGCCGACGGTTCTTGATTTCGCGGGCGTGGAGGTGGGCGAGAAGAACGTCCATGGGCGCTCGTTCCTGCCTGTCCTGCAGGGCGCGCCGTCTTCCGGGTGGGATGAGGTCTATGCCTCGCACACGTTCCACGAAGTCACCATGTATTATCCAATGCGGGTGGTGCGCGAGCGGCGCTACAAGCTGATCTGGAACATCGCGCACGGACTCGAATACCCGTTTGCGTCCGATCTATACGGATCGGCAACGTGGCAGGGCGTTCTGAAGCGCGGAGACGAATACTACGGCAAGCGAAAGGTCGACGCGTATCTGCACCGGCCCGCATTCGAGCTGTACGACCTCGAAGCGGACCCCCACGAAGTCAACAACCTCGCGGGGGAACACGCGCATGCCGAGACCCTGACGCGTCTGAAGAACAAGCTGCGGGCGTTTCAGGAGCGTACAAAGGATCCCTGGCTTCTGAAGTGGGAGCGCGAATAGTACGGGGAACTATCCTACGCACAGAAGCAGGCCGCAGGAGGCAGGACGAAGATGAACCGGCGCGCGTTTCTGCGATGTCTGGCGGCAGGGCCCGCCGCGGCCGCCCTGGGATTGCCCATACGAGCCGCGGGCGCCGCGCGGAGTGTGCCCAACATCATCCTGTGCATGGCTGATGATCTGGGCTGGGGCGATACCGGGTACAACGGGCATCCTGTGTTGCGCACGCCGACACTGGATGAGATGGCGCGCGCGGGCATTCGGTTTAACCGTTTCTACTCCGCGGCGCCGGTGTGCTCTCCGACGCGGGGGAGTTGTCTGACAGGAAGGCATCCTTATCGTTACGGCATATTCAGCGCGAACGTGGGGCACATGAGACCAGAGGAACTGACCTTGGCCGAGGTCCTGAAACAAAAGGGCTACGCCACCGGCCATTTCGGCAAATGGCATCTCGGCACGTTGACGAAGACAGTCAAAGACTCGAACCGTGGGGGCCCCGATGGCGCAGACCACTATAGTCCGCCCTGGGAAAATGGATTTGATGTCTGCTTCTCGACGGAGGCGAAGGTGCCCACGTGGGACCCCATGATTGATCCCGAGACCGGTAAGGCCTACGGCACACGGTACTGGCGGGAGGATGGCAGCATCGTTGACGACAATCTCGAAGGGGACGATTCGCGCATCATCATGGACCGGGTCATACCCTTTGTGCGCCGGGGAGCCGAGGCAAAAAGGCCGTTCCTGGCCGTGATCTGGTTTCACGCCTCGCACATGCCCTGTGTGGCAGGCGGCAAGTACCTGGCGATGTATGAAGGCCAATCCGAAGAATACGCGCATTACTACGGCTGCATTACCGCGATGGACGAGCAGGTCGGCCGTCTTCGGCAGGAACTGCGTGCCTTGGGCGTGGCGGAGAATACCATGCTATGGTTTTGCAGCGATAACGGTCCCGAGGGTCAGTCGGACGATTCCCCGGGCGCCACGGCGGGTCTGCGGGGGCGCAAGCGCGATCTTTTCGAGGGCGGTATCCGGGTTCCGGGACTCCTTGAATGGCCCGCGCAGGCGAGCCGGCCTTTCACAAGTGACGCGCCTTGCTGCACGTCCGACTTTTTCCCGACCATATGCAGCGCTGTTGGCATTGACGGCACAGGAGCTCCGAAACCTGTCGATGGTATCGACTTGATGCCGCTCATCAAAGGGCGCATGAAGAAACGGCCGCGTCCGATCGCCTTTGAATCGGGCCGGCAGATGGCCCTTATCGACAACCGCTACAAGATCATCTCTACTGACGAAGGCAAAACCTACATGCTCTTCGATATAGACGCGGATCCCGGGGAAAAAGAAGACCTGGCGGACAAGAAACCGGAAATGGTGCTGGCTATGCGCAAACAACTGGAAACATGGCAGGCCTCCTGCAAAGACAGCCGGAACGCAGGGACTGCCACGGACATGTCACAGGGTTAAGGAGCAGCCCGGCGCGGACGAGAAGCAATCGCCAGTCTCGTTGGCGTCCTCCCTGATTGGTTCACGGCGTTTCCGGCCATGTCGAGCGCACCTCCCAGATATCGAGCCGGTCGATATGCGCCGAGCCCTGTTCGCAGGTCAACGATAGCGTCTTATCGAGCAGGTCCGGGAGGAAACAAAACGACATTACAAGCCTGCCGCCGTTGGCGAAGATCTCGATGGAGGTGCGATCTATCAGGACGCGCAGCGCCAGCGAGGCATCTTCCAGGGGGAGTGCAGCCTCCTTGTCGAGGCACGACAGAGCCGCTTTCGCCGCATCGTATACGATGGGGGTTCCGCGAACGTTCAGCACGGTCCGGGACCCGTCCTGCGGACGTATGACGGCATCGATGTCCCAGAGTTCGCCTTGGAGATCTTTGAGGGGATTCGCGCCAGGCTCGAGCGTTTCGTCGGCCCAGTGGCCGCGCGCTTCGCGTATGGTCTCGATTTCGGCGATGGGATAGGCGTATAGCCGCGGCCCGTCGGGCGTACTGCGCAGTGTGAATACGCGGGGGAAGGCCATCTGCTGGTTGAACGGCATGCCCGGATAGCTTCCGCCGTTCATCCACGCGATGAAGATGCGGCGTCCGCCGGGCACGTTGTTGTAGGTCTGTCCGGCGTAGCAGTTCCGTCCCCATTCACTCGGGAGCACGCCGGTCTCGGGGGAGAACGTCACGCCGTCGAATTTACCGAGCATATGCCTTCCGCCGCCTTCCCAGAGGACCCAGCGCGTGTTGGCGGGGTCGCCGTCAACGGGCAGTTCGAACAGCTCGGGGCACTCGTGCCCGTCGGGGAAGGTGATCGTGCTGAGCCGCTCCCAGTTCTTCAGGTCCGGGGAGCCGAGGATGACGAAATCGCTTCGGGTTCCCACATAGAGCACCATCACCCACTTGTTTGTCGGGGCGTGCCAGAACACTTTGGGGTCGCGGTTGCCGGGTCCGAGGTTTTCGACGACCGGGTTGCCTTGGTACTTAGTGAATGTGCGCCCGCGGTCGGTGGAGTATGCGATGCCTTGCGTGAACGGACGCTTGGGTGTTCCGAAGTCTCCCGCGTACGTGAATATGCAGACCAGCGGCGGATGGGGGCCCGCCTGGAACCCGGAGGTGTTCCGGGTGTCGATGACCGCCGACCCGCTGAAGATGGTTCCGTGTTCGTCGGGAAGTATGGCGTTCTCGAGCTGGGTCCAGTGCATGAGGTCGGGGCTGACCGCGTGGCCCCATGTCATGTTGCCCCAGTCGATGCCCTCAGGGTTGTGCTGGAAGAAAAGATGGTATTCGCCGTCGTAATAAACGAGTCCGTTGGGGTCGTTGGTCCAGTTCTTCTTGGGTGTGAAGTGGAATTGCGGGCGGTAGGTTTCCTGGTACAACTTGTCGGTGACGTACAACACGCCGCGGACTTCGCCGTCGTGGTGCACGGTATCCGCGATGCGGTGGCCGCCCAGAGTGACCTCGATGATGCTCAGCGCCGCGGTCTTGCCTTTGAGCTGGGATACGTCCCAGGTGATCCAATAAGGTTCCTGGCGGTTCTGCCCGGCCGTATAGCGGACGACCTCGTTGTTCAGGCGAAGGCTCACCTGGGAACGGCCGCCTTGTTCGGCCCCGAACTGGAAGCTGAGGTAGTCCTCGACAATCGCGAGTTCGCGCGAAGTTTCCTGGGTGCCGACGCTGTGGTTTGCCTGGAGTATGTGGTCGATGTTGATGTGGCCCCATCCGCCCGTGTGGGCATCCACGACCTGGATGACCGCCGTTTTCTCGCGTAGGTCCGAGACGTCCCAGGAATACCAGTCGAGCCGCTCGGTACCGCCGGGCTTGTCGTTAGGCCCGGTGGCGGTGCGCACAACGCCGCCGTCAACTATGAGATTGATGCACGTTTCGCCGGGGTGCATCCCGCCTCCTATGAGAAACGAGATGTAATCACGCTGGATCTCGAAGGGGGGAGAAGTGAGCGTGCCTGTTGTAGCGTCGCCTTCGAAAAACGAATTGACGAGACCCTTGCCCTCGAATCCGGACACTTCCATCTGGTTTGGGAGCGTGCCGCGTGCCGGACCGGGGCCGAACGCCGTGCCCTCGGCCTTCCAGTCGCCGTAGGTGCTGTCCTCGAAATTGGCGATGAGAATTTCCGGCGGGTTTTCGGCAGTCCATGCCATCCCGGCCAAGAACGCCAATCCACAGAGGCATATGAGGCAGACGCGATTCATTCGGTTTTGCATGCTGTCAAATCCCTTATTGATGTTGGCTTTTGCGAGTCCCCCGCTTGGCGGCTATTGTAACAGACTCTCGGGCGGTGTGATTAAGGTTGAGCCAGCGCGTGCCCTCCCCCCAGGGAGAGGGAGAATAGACGGCCTCTGGCCGCAGGGTCTGACGCATCTGGCTTGTCTAACATTTCTGACGTTTCTGAGCGTCGCTGGGCTCTTCGCAGCGATGGCCTGCGCATTTGAGGCAGTATCATCGAGCCGCTCGTTTCTTCGAGGCCGCTTCGTTGCGTGGGGCACAATGGCGGCATTGTTGTTTAGTGCGCTCCGTTTGGGGGCGCAGGATAAGTCCACAAAATGCAGGTAGTTACAATTGGCGGCGAAACAAAGTAGAAATGTGAGCTCGTGAATGGTATACTCGCGCGTTATCTGGCCCAAAGGGGAAGTCTGCCTGGGCGGTTACAGGTTCTAACCATGGAAGGGAGGTGTTGCGGATGGCAGAGATTAATGTCGCGGAAACCGTCAAGAAGATCGTTGTGGAGAACCTCGAGCGCAAGCCCGAAGAGGTAACCGACGACGCTCGCTTCATCGAGGATCTGGGCGCGGATTCGCTCGATCTTACGGAATTGCTGATGGCGCTCGAGGAAGAGTACAATGTCGAGATCGATGACGAAGCGAATGACATCCAGACGGTCGGTGACGCGATAAAGTACATCGAGTCGAAGCTGAACAACAAATAAATGTTTCGCGCACACTTTCAGCGCTTGTTTATACGAGGAGGTTAAGTGACGCCCAGCCCGTGGCCGCAAGTCCACGGGTTGGGTGTTTGGTGTTAGGACATTGGGTTCATGCGCGTGGTGATTACAGGAGCGGGGGTGGTTACCCCCTTGGGCAACTCTGTTGCGGAATTCTGGAAGGGGTTGTGCGAGGGCCGGTCCGGCGTGCGGCGTATCGATCGTTTTGACCCCTCTGAGTATGCCTGTCAAATCGCCGGGCAGGCGGAAGACTGTGTGCCCGAAGGCATGTCAGGGAAGGATTTGCGCCGCAGGGACCGGTATACGCGTTTTGCGCTGTATGCGGCCGATCAGGCGTGGCGTCAGGCGGGATTGGCCGCGGATAAGGTCAATCCCGAGCGGTGTGGGGCAATCGTAGGCAGTGGAGTGGGCGGGTTTGATACCGTTCAGGAGCAGGTCACCGTGCTGGTGCAACAGGGACCGCGCCGCGTTTCGCCCCTCCTGGCGCCCATGGCGTTAGTCAACATGGCCTCGAGCGAGATTTGTATCCGGTTGGGCCTTGAGGGTCCGAACCGCGCCGTCGTGACAGCCTGCGCCACCGGCAACCATTGTATTGCAGACGCCGCGGACGCCCTTCGTATGGGGAAAGCCGACGTCATGCTGGCGGGGGGGGCTGAGGCGTCGATTGTGCCCATCTGTGTGGCGGGTTTTTCGTCGATGAAGGCGTTATCGCGCCGCAACGATGCCCCCGAACGTGCCAGCCGCCCCTTTGATGCGGAGCGGGACGGTTTTGTGATGGGCGAAGGGGCGGGCATCCTGGTGCTCGAGTCCGAGGCGCATGCCAGGGCGCGCGGCGCGGAAATCCTGGGTGAAATCGCCGGGTACGCCGAAAGCTGCGACGCGTTTCATGTAACGGCGCCTCGCGAGGACGGTTCGGGGGCCGCCCGGGCCATGCGCGGGGCGTTGAACGATGCCCAGGCAAATCCCGAAGATATTCACTATTTCAACGCGCACGGTACGAGCACCAAGTACAACGATATTGCGGAAAGCCGTGCGTTGCGGGCGGTTTTTGGAGAGGCGATGCCACCGGTGAGCTCGAACAAATCGATGATAGGGCACCTGCTTGGCGCGGCCGGCGCCGTCGAGGCTATCGCCACGCTCCTGACGATCCGGCGCGGGGTGATTCCGCCGTCTATCAATTACGAGACCCCGGACCCTGAATGTCCCGTGAATATCGTGGCGAACGAAGCGCGTGAAACCGACGTTGAATTTGCCATGTCAAACTCGTTAGGATTTGGGGGTCACAATTCGTCTCTGATTATCAAACGGTATGAATAGCATCTCCTTACGGTTCCGCGAACTGCAAGCGCTTGCCCTTCGATTGGGGATACGGTTCGAGAACATCGCTATCCTTGACCGGGCGCTCACCCATGCTTCCATCGCATGTGAACGGAAGGACTCGTGCAAGAACTATGAATCGCTGGAATTCGTGGGTGACGCGGCGCTGGGATTGGCGGCGGCACACCTGTTGTTTGAGCGAGTCCCGGAGCGCACGCCGGGAGAGTACAGCCGTATGCGGGCCGCGATCGTGAATCGCCGTTGCCTGGCGCGTATTGCGCGGGGCTTGGACATCGCGCCCGCAATCAGGTTGGGAAAAGGCGAAGAATTGGCCGGCGGAAGGGCTCGAGCGGCCCTGCTGGCGGATTGTCTTGAAGCCCTGTTGGGGGCGCTATATCTGGACCAGGGTTGGGAAGCCGCCCAGGCGTTTGCCGTGCGGTTGCTCGAACCCGAAGTCGCGGCGTTGCAGGCACGGCGCCGGATTTGGGATTTCAAGTCGCGCCTTCTGCACCACTGCCAGGCGCGTCACATCGGTCTGCCCGAATTTGTGGTGGTCCGGTCGGATGGGCCTGACCACCGCAAGGAATTCGAGGTTGAGGTTCTGCTGCGCGGGACATCCGCGGGGCAGGGTGTGGGCGCGAGCAAGAAAGAGGCCGAACAGAAAGCGGCGCACATGGCGCTGTTGCGCGAAGGGATAGTTTTCGACGACGAAGAAGAGTGAATCAGGCGTTGCAGGACTGCTGGAACCGTTCTCCGGCGAATGATGTAACGTGAAACATGCCCAGGGGCCGGCGGTTTGGCGGTCTGGGCAAAGGGAGTATCGAGACCTATGGGTGAAAGTGGATTTCTAGGCGTTGCCGGGTTCGCCAGTCTCTGCGCGCTGGCGTTTGTGGCTTACCTGGCCAGGTACGTGCTGTCAAAGCCGCAGGGTAACGAGACGATGGAACATCTCTCGAAACTGGTGCAGCAGGGCGCAGCGGCGTTCCTGAAGAGAGAATACACCTATGTGTCCGCGTTTGTCGCGGCGATCATGGTTTTCTTCATCGTAGTGGGAGGGGCCAAGCCCGAATTCGGCGTGAACTGGCAAACGGCCGTCGCGTTTCTGTTCGGCGCGTGCGCGAGCGCGGCGACCGGCATACTGGGCATGACCATCGCGACACGCTCGAACGCCCGCACCGCGGCGGCTGCCCAGTCGGGCGGCGTCAAGAGCGCTCTTGACGTGGCCGTGAGCGGCGGCGCGGTCATGGGTATGGGCGTGGTCGGCATCGGCGTGCTCGGCCTTATCATCGTCTACATCCTGTTCAAGGGAGAGCCGACCGTAGTGAACGGGTACGCCATGGGCGCTTCTCTGCTCGCCCTTTTCGCTCGGTCCGGCGGCGGCATCTTCACGAAGGGCGCCGATATGGGCGCCGACCTGGTCGGCAAGGTGGAAGCGGGCATCCCCGAGGATGATCCGCGCAATCCGGCCGTTATCGCGGACAACGTGGGCGATAACGTGGGCGACGTCGCGGGTCTTGGGGCGGACCTTCTCGAGTCCTACGTCGAGGCCATCATTGCCAGCCTTGCGGTCGCGGTGATTATTTCCCGGGCTGCCGATGCGGCGGCTTCCGGGGCAGCCTATGTCACGGCCTACCCGTTCGTGATTGCGGCGATCGGTATTTTCGCCTCGATCGTGGGCGTGATGTACGTCAAGATATTCGCGAGGAGCAATCCTCAGAAGGCCCTGATGTTCGGCACCTACATCGCGGCAATCCTCTCGATCGCCGGGGTATTCGTGTATTCCGCCGCGGCCGGGACGCCATTCGTGTTGGAAGGCGTTACCTATGGCAAATATGGTCCCGCCTGGGCATGCGTGATCGGGATCCTGTCGGGCATGATTGTCGGGTTCGTCAGCGAGTATTTCACGTCGGGCAGTTACGGCCCTGTACAGAAGCTGGCGGAACGCTGCCAGACCGGTCCGGCGATTGCGGTGACTGAAGGGACGGCGGTTGGCATGCAGAGCACATGTGTGCCGGTCATTGCGCTCGGCATCGCCGTGGTGATTTCGTACTACGTTGCCGGGACCTACGGCGTGGCCATCGCGTCTCTTGGCATGCTTGCCACGACGGGTATGGTGGTTGCCGTGGACGCGTACGGGCCTATCGCCGACAACTCGGGCGGCATCGCCGAGATGGCGGGGCTTGACCCGAGCGTGCGCAAGATCACCGACAATCTGGATGCTGTGGGCAACACCACGGCCGCCATCGGTAAAGGGTTCGCCATCGGGTCCGCGGCCTTTGCGGCCATCGGCCTCTTGAGCGCGTTCATGCTTACCGTAAACATGGTGCGGGTGAAGAACGGACAGGGGGCTCTGGTCACGACTTTGGATGAAGCGACCGTTCTCGGCGGGCTGCTCATCGGGGCGATGATGCCGTTCTTCTTCTCGTCGATGTTGTTCCGTGCCGTAGGGAAGTGCGCGGACACGATGATTATGGAAGTGCGGCGTCAGTTCCGCGAGATCCCCGGCCTCAAGGAAGGCAAGAAAGGCGTCCATCCCGACAGCACGAAGTGCGTGAGTATCGCCACCAAGGGCGCCATCAACGGCATGTTGTTCCCGGGCGGGATGGCCATCGTGGCCCCGGTCATCGTCGGGTTCGCATTGGGTGCGGAAGGCCTCGCGGGCTTCCTGGTAGGCGCGATTGCAACGGGCGTCATGTTGGGCATCCAGACCGCCAACAGCGGCGGCGCTATGGACAATGCCAAGAAGTACATTGAGGAAGGCAATTTCGGCGGCAAGGGTTCTGATGCTCACAAGGCGGCGGTCGTGGGCGACACCGTGGGCGATCCCCTGAAGGATACTGTCGGCCCCTCGATCAACATTCTGATCAAGCTCATGTGCGTGATTTCGCTTGTGCTGGCGCCGTTGTTCGCCTGAGAGCAAGAGCAAAAACGCAGCAATTGACAGGCTCCCGTCCAATCCGGGCGGGAGCCCGTTTTTTTGTGCGGGGTTGCTTTCTCATGCGGCGGCAAGAATAGGAAGACCCATCGGTCCCATTCGGGAAGTGAGAAGCCCGAGAGCGGGTTTCCCGGCTTTCTTGGGGAGAGCTTCTTGCGAGGCGTTGGCGGGCTTGGTAGTATCGCTTTAGCTTGGCGTTGAAGACTCTTTTGTGAAGGAGGGAAGAACGGTGCGTACTCTAGTCAGTCCGGGCGTGTGGATGTTTGGGGTTTTGGCCTTGGCGGTTCTGGCGGTTTCTTCGTTGGCGGACCTTGTTTCGGAACCGTACCGGCTCGATACGGGGCTCGAGACGCGGTCGATTTCGTTTGAGAATCCAACGGGGGCGCCGGGCCAGGGCGGTCAGGCCGCCAGTAAACTGGGCCCGACTCGAAAGGGCGCTCCGAACCGCGCTTTCAAGGCGGGCGAAACGGTCCAGTTGGCCGATATCGAAGGGCCGGGCACGATTCGGCACATCTGGATGACGATTTCGGACCGTAAACCGGAGACGTTTCGCAGTTTTGTGATGCGGGCGTATTGGGACGGACAGGAGCACCCGAGCATCGAGTGCCCTTTGGGCGATTTCTTCGGGTTTGCTCACGGTAAGGTGGAGTCGTATCAATCGGCAGCGCATTCGCTGGGCCAGAACGCGGGCATGAACATCTGGCTGCCGATGCCGTTCAAGAAGCGCGCCTACGTCACGCTGACCAACGAGACCGGCGGCGATGTCACTATCTACTACCAGATTGATTATACGATCGGCGATGTGCATCCCGATGATGTGGGCAGGTTGCACGTGCTTTTCCGCCGTGAGAATCCCACAACGCTGAAACAGGACTTCGAACTGCTGCCGAAACGCGTGGGGAAAGGGCGGTATATCGGGTCGCTTGTGGGGGTGCGCGCGCTTCACGACAACTGGTGGGGCGAAGGCGAGATCAAGGTGTACAAGGATGGCGATGAGGCGTTTCCGACCATATGCGGTACGGGGAGCGAGGACTGGGTCTGTTTATCATACGGTCTTCAGCAGACGCCGTTCCTGTATCACGGGGCCAACTTGTGCCAGGGCCGGTTCAATTCGTTTTACCGCTGGTACCTTCCCGATCCCGTCTACTGGGAAAAGGAGGCTCGCATCACCATCCAGCAGATCGCCTGGGACGAGGGTCTGGCGGAAGTCCAGGACGATTGGTGCGCGGCGACATTCTGGTACGAGCCCATGCCGAGCGCTCCGTTGCCGGCGATGCCCAGTCTCGAGGCGCGCACGGCGGAGTTGTGGAAAGAGTAGGCGGGAAACAGGGGACCCGGTGAGTCAGGCGTGACGCG
Proteins encoded in this window:
- a CDS encoding aldolase/citrate lyase family protein, translated to MTGRELGERLRAGMRVYGTSIVSSSPHWPAAVQQSGLDFVFLDTEHITQDRVALSWMCRTYRALGIVPVVRIPRADPYLACQVLDGGACGIVAAYIETPEEVRALVGATKYRPLKGARLERVLDDPGSLAPEMRAYVRDRCADNVLIVNIESVPAMENLDAILAVPGLDAVLVGPHDMTCNFGVPEQYRHPRFEGAIRELIAKARAANIGVGVHFFWDTLDQEIGWAKAGENLMLHSSDITLFSKALSADIGLLKNALGDAAPEAAGEEVIV
- a CDS encoding sulfatase, with protein sequence MAREVNRRDFMAAAGASVAAVSAAGRGNAQQPSAARKRNVLIYVTDDQGRADAGCYGNSVIKTPGLDRLASGGARFTHAFCTTASCSPSRSVILSGLYNHANGQYGLEHSYHHFSSFPDVEGLPVRLSKAGYRTAQMGKFHVAPEPAYHFDEYLKAKGNVPADMAVACREFIAQEGDKPFFLYFCTTQPHRPFHRQGADPVAPENVIVPPYLPDSPECREELAQYYGSVQTADAGLLRLIELLEETGHWEDTLIIYVSDNGIAFPGAKTTLYEPGMNLPCVVREPFAGKPGIVTDAMVNWADIVPTVLDFAGVEVGEKNVHGRSFLPVLQGAPSSGWDEVYASHTFHEVTMYYPMRVVRERRYKLIWNIAHGLEYPFASDLYGSATWQGVLKRGDEYYGKRKVDAYLHRPAFELYDLEADPHEVNNLAGEHAHAETLTRLKNKLRAFQERTKDPWLLKWERE
- a CDS encoding sulfatase-like hydrolase/transferase → MNRRAFLRCLAAGPAAAALGLPIRAAGAARSVPNIILCMADDLGWGDTGYNGHPVLRTPTLDEMARAGIRFNRFYSAAPVCSPTRGSCLTGRHPYRYGIFSANVGHMRPEELTLAEVLKQKGYATGHFGKWHLGTLTKTVKDSNRGGPDGADHYSPPWENGFDVCFSTEAKVPTWDPMIDPETGKAYGTRYWREDGSIVDDNLEGDDSRIIMDRVIPFVRRGAEAKRPFLAVIWFHASHMPCVAGGKYLAMYEGQSEEYAHYYGCITAMDEQVGRLRQELRALGVAENTMLWFCSDNGPEGQSDDSPGATAGLRGRKRDLFEGGIRVPGLLEWPAQASRPFTSDAPCCTSDFFPTICSAVGIDGTGAPKPVDGIDLMPLIKGRMKKRPRPIAFESGRQMALIDNRYKIISTDEGKTYMLFDIDADPGEKEDLADKKPEMVLAMRKQLETWQASCKDSRNAGTATDMSQG
- a CDS encoding glycoside hydrolase family 32 protein; the protein is MQNRMNRVCLICLCGLAFLAGMAWTAENPPEILIANFEDSTYGDWKAEGTAFGPGPARGTLPNQMEVSGFEGKGLVNSFFEGDATTGTLTSPPFEIQRDYISFLIGGGMHPGETCINLIVDGGVVRTATGPNDKPGGTERLDWYSWDVSDLREKTAVIQVVDAHTGGWGHINIDHILQANHSVGTQETSRELAIVEDYLSFQFGAEQGGRSQVSLRLNNEVVRYTAGQNRQEPYWITWDVSQLKGKTAALSIIEVTLGGHRIADTVHHDGEVRGVLYVTDKLYQETYRPQFHFTPKKNWTNDPNGLVYYDGEYHLFFQHNPEGIDWGNMTWGHAVSPDLMHWTQLENAILPDEHGTIFSGSAVIDTRNTSGFQAGPHPPLVCIFTYAGDFGTPKRPFTQGIAYSTDRGRTFTKYQGNPVVENLGPGNRDPKVFWHAPTNKWVMVLYVGTRSDFVILGSPDLKNWERLSTITFPDGHECPELFELPVDGDPANTRWVLWEGGGRHMLGKFDGVTFSPETGVLPSEWGRNCYAGQTYNNVPGGRRIFIAWMNGGSYPGMPFNQQMAFPRVFTLRSTPDGPRLYAYPIAEIETIREARGHWADETLEPGANPLKDLQGELWDIDAVIRPQDGSRTVLNVRGTPIVYDAAKAALSCLDKEAALPLEDASLALRVLIDRTSIEIFANGGRLVMSFCFLPDLLDKTLSLTCEQGSAHIDRLDIWEVRSTWPETP
- a CDS encoding acyl carrier protein, translated to MAEINVAETVKKIVVENLERKPEEVTDDARFIEDLGADSLDLTELLMALEEEYNVEIDDEANDIQTVGDAIKYIESKLNNK
- the fabF gene encoding beta-ketoacyl-ACP synthase II, whose protein sequence is MRVVITGAGVVTPLGNSVAEFWKGLCEGRSGVRRIDRFDPSEYACQIAGQAEDCVPEGMSGKDLRRRDRYTRFALYAADQAWRQAGLAADKVNPERCGAIVGSGVGGFDTVQEQVTVLVQQGPRRVSPLLAPMALVNMASSEICIRLGLEGPNRAVVTACATGNHCIADAADALRMGKADVMLAGGAEASIVPICVAGFSSMKALSRRNDAPERASRPFDAERDGFVMGEGAGILVLESEAHARARGAEILGEIAGYAESCDAFHVTAPREDGSGAARAMRGALNDAQANPEDIHYFNAHGTSTKYNDIAESRALRAVFGEAMPPVSSNKSMIGHLLGAAGAVEAIATLLTIRRGVIPPSINYETPDPECPVNIVANEARETDVEFAMSNSLGFGGHNSSLIIKRYE
- the rnc gene encoding ribonuclease III; its protein translation is MNSISLRFRELQALALRLGIRFENIAILDRALTHASIACERKDSCKNYESLEFVGDAALGLAAAHLLFERVPERTPGEYSRMRAAIVNRRCLARIARGLDIAPAIRLGKGEELAGGRARAALLADCLEALLGALYLDQGWEAAQAFAVRLLEPEVAALQARRRIWDFKSRLLHHCQARHIGLPEFVVVRSDGPDHRKEFEVEVLLRGTSAGQGVGASKKEAEQKAAHMALLREGIVFDDEEE